Proteins found in one Chlamydia pneumoniae TW-183 genomic segment:
- a CDS encoding DUF562 domain-containing protein: protein MPIPYISSWISTVRQHFVKAFDFSRPFCSRVTNFALGVIKAIPIVGHIVMGMEWLVSSCVAGIITRSSFTSDVVQIVKTEKALGRDHISRVAEILQRERGTITPENQDKVHGKFPVCPFGRLKSEETLKLKPGEREGTLDTVFSPIRTRVTRAYLQAPRPEIRTISIVGSKLKTPQDFSQFVSLANETQRLHPEALVCLYLTGLNRESQMCDTTTAEKKQYLHNSGLDSRIQCKDSKEDDAGSPENPELWIGYYSREQQHNIDGQYIQQCLGKSADPIPWIHVTEDTKDFYYPPNFTSYSHTRQSTDPTSPPRLPESEGDKDSLYGQLSRSYHHEYMLGLGLKPEDAGLLMDPDRIYAPLSQGHYCHSYLADIENEDLRTLVLSPFLDPGNLSSEDLRPVAFNIARLPLELDSLFFRLVAGQQEGRNIVTLAHGTPRPEDLDPDSMNILTRRLQMSGYSYLNIFSYKSRKMIVKERQFFGDRSEGKSFTLILFEDPISAADFRCLQLAAEGMVAKDLPSVADICASGCSCIQFSEMQSPQAIEYRQWEARVEDEAGEEAREPVIYSQDQLSSMLTTQQNFVFSLDAVVKQAIWRFRSKGLLTMERKALGEEFLTAIFSYLGSQERNENMGKRTTEEHEVVISFEELDRMVQVLPAEVPADSGNDPTRPVPNPDSNPDSSQNEGS from the coding sequence ATGCCAATTCCCTATATTTCTTCTTGGATTTCTACCGTTCGACAGCATTTTGTTAAGGCGTTTGATTTCTCTCGTCCCTTTTGTTCTAGGGTTACGAATTTTGCTTTAGGGGTCATCAAGGCCATCCCTATTGTAGGACATATTGTCATGGGGATGGAGTGGTTAGTTTCTTCCTGTGTTGCCGGGATTATTACTAGGTCCTCCTTTACCTCAGATGTCGTTCAGATTGTAAAGACTGAGAAGGCGTTAGGTCGAGATCATATATCTCGAGTGGCGGAGATATTGCAAAGAGAAAGGGGGACCATAACTCCTGAGAATCAAGATAAGGTGCATGGGAAGTTTCCTGTCTGTCCTTTTGGTCGTTTAAAATCCGAGGAAACTTTAAAACTTAAGCCGGGAGAAAGAGAGGGAACTTTAGATACTGTATTTTCTCCGATTCGCACGCGCGTGACTCGTGCGTACTTACAGGCCCCCCGACCCGAAATACGTACGATTTCTATTGTGGGTTCGAAACTTAAAACTCCTCAAGATTTCTCGCAATTTGTGAGTCTCGCGAATGAAACGCAGAGACTGCATCCTGAAGCGTTAGTTTGTCTGTATTTGACAGGCTTGAATCGCGAATCTCAGATGTGCGATACAACTACTGCAGAGAAGAAGCAGTACCTACATAACTCAGGTCTCGACTCTAGAATCCAGTGCAAAGACAGTAAAGAAGACGACGCTGGCTCTCCTGAAAATCCCGAACTTTGGATTGGCTATTATTCACGAGAGCAACAGCATAATATAGACGGGCAGTATATTCAGCAGTGTCTAGGGAAGAGTGCAGATCCAATTCCTTGGATTCATGTTACTGAAGACACAAAGGATTTTTATTACCCACCAAACTTTACTTCATACTCACATACAAGACAATCTACAGACCCAACATCGCCACCAAGACTCCCTGAAAGTGAGGGGGATAAGGATTCCTTGTACGGACAACTGAGTCGATCGTATCACCATGAGTATATGCTTGGTTTGGGATTAAAACCAGAGGATGCAGGACTCCTGATGGACCCAGATAGAATCTATGCTCCTCTATCCCAAGGGCATTATTGTCATTCCTACCTTGCGGATATAGAAAATGAGGATCTACGAACTTTAGTCCTTTCGCCTTTCCTAGATCCTGGCAATCTTAGTAGCGAGGATCTTCGTCCTGTAGCATTCAATATCGCTAGATTGCCATTAGAATTGGACTCGTTATTTTTCCGCCTTGTTGCGGGTCAGCAAGAAGGGAGAAACATAGTTACCCTTGCCCACGGAACTCCTCGTCCAGAAGATCTTGATCCTGACTCAATGAACATTCTGACCAGAAGATTACAAATGTCTGGATATAGCTATTTGAACATTTTCTCCTATAAATCACGGAAAATGATTGTAAAAGAACGTCAGTTCTTTGGAGATCGTTCTGAAGGGAAGTCTTTCACATTGATCTTATTTGAGGATCCCATTAGTGCAGCAGATTTCCGTTGTTTGCAGCTAGCTGCAGAAGGTATGGTTGCTAAGGATCTCCCCAGCGTAGCAGATATTTGTGCCTCTGGATGTTCCTGCATTCAGTTTTCTGAGATGCAGAGTCCTCAGGCTATTGAATATAGACAATGGGAGGCACGTGTCGAAGATGAAGCAGGAGAAGAAGCCAGAGAACCAGTAATTTATTCTCAGGATCAATTGAGCAGCATGCTCACTACACAACAGAATTTTGTATTTTCTCTAGATGCTGTGGTAAAACAGGCGATCTGGAGATTCCGTTCGAAAGGTCTTCTTACTATGGAAAGAAAGGCACTAGGCGAGGAGTTCTTAACTGCGATATTTTCCTATTTAGGGAGTCAGGAGCGTAATGAGAATATGGGGAAAAGAACTACCGAAGAACATGAGGTCGTTATCAGCTTCGAAGAGCTAGATCGCATGGTGCAAGTCCTCCCAGCCGAAGTCCCTGCAGATTCAGGCAATGATCCTACGCGTCCCGTTCCTAATCCAGATAGTAACCCTGATTCCTCGCAAAATGAAGGCAGTTAG
- a CDS encoding DUF562 domain-containing protein translates to MIKAIPIVGHLVMGVDWLISHCFERGVSHPGFPSDIAPILKVEKIAGRDHISRIENQLKSLRKTIEVEDLDKVHGQYQENPYADMASSEVLKLDKGVHVSELGKAFSRVRNRITRSYSYAPTPQLDSIAIVGIDLVSPEEQENLVRLANEVIQLYPKSKTTLYLLIDFNKEWVGDISSDKEKQLRSLGLHSEVQCLSVLEPQGAEGEDTKHFDLMVGCYGKDSYLREGKILQQALGTSLGTVPWVNVMHTLPSRYRSRLSLPINTEKDKTELYKEISRTHHQLHTLGMGLGAQDSGLLLDRQRLHAPLSQGSHCHSYLADLTHEELKILLFSAFVDAKNISKKELREVSLNFANDTSVESWLRFLLLVSYDEKEKDVVVVCNHSEPNILGLPPEAVSQLIEELSDEGYSYLNVVRCDLSGETTVQQRLLLNADEGRSMTVVISELPEGHPDIRNLQLASERIFVSREKEAADAYASGCKVVAFDDEHLPWVSSHIAYAEEIREKQEQTMQGSLTEEQLGALLCNTVSTEKNLAFALDAVIKQSVWRFRNPDLFAYEREALEASVTDALVSYVSNLDMIPYTSSQGIVIEDSSIVRTSQEHTLIVNCAAFDKLASQIEFLCPSDVLPISGKDPLISDDEDEELNPKVSSAADSKDKT, encoded by the coding sequence GTGATTAAGGCCATCCCCATTGTAGGGCATCTTGTTATGGGAGTCGATTGGTTGATCTCTCATTGCTTCGAGAGGGGAGTCTCACACCCTGGGTTCCCTTCAGATATTGCTCCTATACTGAAAGTAGAAAAGATCGCGGGCCGAGATCATATTTCTAGAATCGAAAATCAGCTAAAGAGCCTTAGGAAAACTATCGAGGTTGAAGATCTAGATAAAGTCCACGGGCAATATCAAGAGAATCCTTATGCAGATATGGCCTCTAGTGAGGTTCTTAAACTCGATAAGGGAGTTCATGTTAGCGAGCTTGGCAAAGCCTTTTCTAGAGTTCGCAATCGCATCACCAGATCCTATAGTTATGCCCCTACTCCTCAGTTGGACTCTATAGCTATTGTTGGTATAGATCTCGTCAGTCCTGAAGAACAAGAGAATTTAGTACGCTTGGCGAATGAGGTCATTCAACTCTATCCCAAATCAAAGACAACTCTATATCTTCTTATCGATTTTAATAAGGAGTGGGTAGGGGATATCTCCTCTGATAAGGAAAAACAGCTCCGTTCTCTAGGTCTACATTCTGAAGTTCAGTGTCTTTCCGTCTTGGAACCTCAGGGTGCCGAGGGCGAAGATACGAAACACTTTGACCTTATGGTCGGCTGTTATGGGAAGGATTCTTACTTAAGGGAGGGTAAAATTTTACAGCAGGCCCTAGGGACTTCGTTAGGTACTGTTCCCTGGGTGAATGTTATGCACACATTGCCATCTAGGTATAGATCTCGGCTTTCCTTACCTATAAATACCGAAAAGGATAAGACAGAGCTTTATAAAGAGATTTCTCGTACACACCATCAGTTGCATACTTTGGGAATGGGACTTGGAGCCCAGGATTCAGGATTGCTCTTAGACCGGCAACGACTCCATGCTCCTTTATCTCAAGGGTCTCACTGCCATTCCTATCTTGCAGATCTCACCCATGAAGAGCTGAAAATTTTGTTATTTTCAGCATTTGTGGATGCTAAGAACATAAGTAAGAAAGAGCTTCGTGAGGTATCTCTAAATTTTGCTAACGATACTTCCGTAGAGTCGTGGCTGCGCTTTTTACTTTTAGTGTCCTATGATGAGAAGGAGAAAGACGTAGTTGTCGTTTGTAATCATTCTGAACCTAATATCCTCGGCCTGCCTCCTGAAGCAGTCTCTCAGCTTATTGAAGAGCTTAGCGATGAAGGCTATAGCTATCTGAATGTAGTGCGTTGTGATCTCTCCGGGGAGACTACAGTTCAACAACGTCTGCTATTGAATGCCGATGAAGGGAGATCTATGACGGTGGTGATCTCAGAGCTTCCTGAAGGGCACCCCGATATTCGGAATTTGCAGTTGGCATCCGAAAGAATTTTTGTTTCTCGTGAAAAAGAAGCTGCTGATGCCTATGCTTCAGGATGTAAAGTGGTCGCTTTCGATGATGAGCATCTCCCTTGGGTCTCCAGTCATATTGCCTACGCGGAGGAGATCAGAGAGAAACAAGAACAAACAATGCAAGGGTCTTTAACTGAAGAGCAGTTAGGAGCACTCCTCTGCAACACAGTCTCCACAGAGAAAAATCTAGCCTTTGCTCTAGACGCCGTGATAAAACAGTCTGTGTGGAGATTCCGCAATCCGGATCTTTTTGCTTATGAGAGAGAAGCTCTAGAGGCTTCAGTAACAGATGCTTTAGTATCTTACGTTTCAAATTTAGACATGATACCGTACACAAGTTCTCAGGGCATAGTCATAGAAGATAGTAGTATCGTCCGTACCTCTCAAGAGCATACACTCATTGTGAACTGTGCAGCATTCGATAAGTTAGCGAGCCAAATAGAGTTCTTATGCCCCAGTGACGTGTTGCCCATTTCTGGTAAAGACCCTTTGATTTCTGATGATGAGGATGAGGAACTGAATCCTAAAGTTTCATCTGCTGCAGACTCTAAAGATAAAACCTAG
- a CDS encoding DUF562 domain-containing protein: protein MIQHLLNFALEETPSISVQYQEQEKLSPCDHSPEIGKKKRWNKLESFSTYCSLFMSVKDHYKLNLGIQNSLSGWLLDPYRVCAPLSSPYSCPSYLLDLQNKELRRSLLSTFLDPKNLTSETFRSVSINFGNSSFGQRWSEFLSRVLHDEKEKHVAVVCNDAKLLEEGLSPEALSLLEEDLRESGYSYLNILSVSPEGVSKVQERQILRRDLQGRSFTVMITDLPLGSEDIRSLQLASDRILVSSSLDAADACASGCKVLVYENPNASWAQELENFYKQVERRR from the coding sequence GTGATACAACATCTTCTAAACTTTGCTCTAGAAGAGACCCCTTCCATTTCCGTGCAATACCAAGAACAAGAGAAGCTCTCTCCGTGCGATCATTCCCCAGAAATAGGTAAAAAGAAAAGATGGAATAAGCTGGAATCCTTCTCCACGTATTGTTCTCTGTTTATGTCTGTTAAGGATCATTATAAGCTGAATCTAGGAATTCAGAATTCCCTGTCAGGGTGGCTTCTGGATCCCTATAGGGTTTGCGCGCCTTTATCTTCACCGTACTCGTGTCCTTCCTATCTTTTAGATTTGCAAAACAAAGAGCTACGTCGTTCCCTTCTGTCAACGTTTCTAGACCCTAAAAATCTCACTAGCGAAACATTCCGTTCTGTCTCTATAAACTTTGGCAACTCTTCGTTTGGACAGAGATGGTCAGAGTTTCTATCTCGTGTTCTGCACGACGAGAAAGAAAAGCACGTAGCTGTTGTTTGTAATGATGCAAAACTTCTGGAAGAAGGATTGTCCCCAGAGGCATTGTCTCTATTAGAAGAAGACTTAAGAGAATCAGGGTATTCGTATCTAAACATTCTCTCGGTGAGCCCCGAAGGAGTCTCCAAGGTTCAGGAACGTCAGATTCTAAGGCGAGATCTCCAAGGACGGTCCTTTACTGTCATGATTACAGATCTTCCTTTAGGTAGCGAAGATATCCGTAGTTTACAATTAGCCTCGGATAGGATTTTAGTCTCCAGTTCTCTTGATGCCGCGGATGCATGTGCTTCGGGATGTAAAGTCTTAGTCTACGAAAATCCAAATGCATCCTGGGCTCAGGAATTGGAGAACTTCTACAAACAAGTTGAGAGAAGAAGGTAG
- a CDS encoding DUF562 domain-containing protein, translated as MASCLSAWFSIVREHFYRAFDFSLPFCARITEFVLGVIKGIPVVGHIIVGIEWLVSRYLESFVTKPTFVSDVVSLLKTEKVAGRDHIARVVETLKRQRVAVAPEDEDKVHGKIPVHPFGGIQPVEVLTLYPEVQDATLGLAFSKIRNRVRQAYLQAPRPKLQKIYIIGNDMNPFEVDDFLHLARLCNETQRLYPDATISLYLTASGGRNAMDKKNRKLLSDCELNPKIACLDFNQGDVVKQATCDCWMVYHGENDQGTLNQIQEELEKSGEETPWIHVGQKPLSQSLWDFSPFSSLEMKGDKEKALEYSELEKEQLYSRLVYVGERSSVLSLEFGDSRSGILMDPKRVHAPLSEGHYCHSYLADLENPGLQKTILAAFLNPKELSSTILQPISLNLILNSKTYLRQHFGFFERMSRSDRNVVVVVCDSWWGTDWKEEPSFQHFIMELECRGYSHFNIFAFRSNSMCVEERRILNESSQEKAFTMIFCEDSVSQGDIRCLHLASEGMLCGKECYAVDVYTSGCANFMMEEVLTLERESNLWNRKHGLWKREVRKQKQEAALDQDESEIYVCNQLTAQQNFACSLDAAIRQSIWRSRMPELLSIERRALGEQLFTTVHHYLTTQKKILRGI; from the coding sequence ATGGCTTCTTGTTTATCTGCCTGGTTTTCTATAGTTCGTGAGCACTTTTATCGAGCCTTTGATTTTTCTTTGCCGTTTTGTGCTCGTATTACGGAATTTGTATTAGGGGTCATCAAGGGGATCCCTGTTGTGGGTCACATTATTGTTGGGATAGAGTGGCTCGTTTCTAGGTATTTAGAGAGTTTCGTGACCAAGCCGACATTTGTCTCTGATGTGGTGAGTCTTCTGAAAACAGAGAAAGTTGCTGGTCGCGATCACATTGCTCGTGTAGTGGAGACTTTGAAGAGGCAGAGAGTCGCTGTGGCTCCTGAAGATGAGGATAAGGTCCATGGGAAGATTCCTGTGCATCCTTTCGGGGGAATCCAACCTGTAGAAGTTCTCACTCTCTATCCCGAAGTTCAAGATGCAACGTTAGGGCTTGCCTTCTCTAAAATTCGTAATCGTGTAAGACAGGCGTATTTGCAAGCTCCACGGCCAAAACTGCAGAAGATTTACATCATAGGAAACGATATGAATCCTTTTGAAGTTGACGACTTCTTGCATCTAGCCCGTCTCTGTAATGAAACTCAAAGACTCTATCCTGACGCTACGATTTCTCTATATCTAACAGCTTCTGGTGGTCGCAATGCTATGGACAAAAAGAATCGGAAGTTACTTAGTGATTGCGAACTAAACCCCAAGATTGCTTGTTTGGACTTTAATCAGGGTGATGTAGTCAAACAAGCAACTTGTGACTGTTGGATGGTGTATCATGGGGAGAATGATCAAGGTACGTTGAATCAGATTCAGGAAGAGTTAGAAAAGTCAGGGGAGGAAACCCCTTGGATTCATGTGGGGCAAAAGCCTCTTTCACAATCCTTGTGGGATTTCTCTCCATTTTCATCTTTGGAGATGAAGGGAGATAAAGAGAAAGCTCTAGAGTACTCTGAATTAGAAAAAGAACAGCTATATTCTCGATTGGTATACGTAGGAGAGCGCTCTTCGGTTCTTAGTTTGGAGTTTGGAGATAGTCGGTCAGGGATCTTGATGGACCCAAAACGGGTGCATGCTCCCTTATCTGAAGGGCATTATTGTCATTCCTACCTTGCAGACTTAGAAAATCCCGGGTTACAAAAAACAATTTTAGCGGCATTTCTGAATCCTAAGGAGTTGAGCAGTACCATACTGCAACCTATATCTCTAAATCTTATCTTAAATAGCAAAACTTACTTAAGGCAGCACTTTGGCTTTTTTGAGAGGATGAGCAGAAGTGATCGCAATGTGGTTGTCGTTGTATGTGATTCTTGGTGGGGTACCGACTGGAAGGAGGAGCCAAGCTTCCAACACTTTATTATGGAGCTAGAGTGTCGAGGGTATTCGCACTTCAATATTTTTGCCTTTAGATCTAATAGCATGTGTGTAGAAGAACGTAGGATCTTAAATGAAAGTTCTCAAGAGAAAGCCTTTACCATGATTTTCTGTGAGGATTCAGTATCTCAAGGAGATATCCGCTGTTTGCATTTGGCGTCTGAAGGAATGCTTTGTGGTAAAGAGTGCTATGCTGTCGATGTCTATACGTCAGGATGCGCGAACTTTATGATGGAAGAAGTCTTAACTTTGGAGCGAGAATCTAATCTGTGGAATAGAAAGCATGGTCTTTGGAAAAGAGAAGTTAGAAAACAGAAACAAGAAGCTGCTTTGGATCAAGACGAGAGCGAGATTTACGTTTGTAATCAGCTGACGGCGCAACAGAACTTCGCTTGTTCTTTAGATGCTGCAATCCGCCAGTCTATATGGAGATCCCGTATGCCAGAACTTCTCTCTATTGAGAGACGGGCGTTAGGGGAACAACTCTTTACTACTGTACATCACTACCTAACAACGCAAAAAAAGATCCTCAGGGGAATCTAG
- a CDS encoding DUF575 domain-containing protein, producing the protein MACPSISSWFTVVRQHFVNAFDFTHPVCSRITNFALGIIKAIPVLGHIVMGIEWLISWIPRHTVRHGMFTSDVSSAIKVEQTRGHNCLAPLEAYLSSLRVPISQEDLGKVHGRTPEDPFVDITPTEIVQLLPDEELSTVDEALQGVRSRLTYAYRSVEKPMIQDLALVGFGLRDSADLINFVRLANGVQNHYPHTKVKLYLAKNLADVWDCEISEEEKGQLRALGLDPKIESISLTSAGLPSVPEVATVDFMITCYGKDQEVQDP; encoded by the coding sequence GTGGCTTGTCCAAGTATTTCTTCTTGGTTTACTGTCGTTCGACAGCATTTTGTAAACGCCTTTGATTTCACCCATCCCGTTTGTTCTCGGATTACAAATTTTGCTTTGGGGATCATTAAGGCAATTCCCGTATTAGGACACATTGTCATGGGAATCGAGTGGTTGATTTCCTGGATTCCCAGACACACCGTTCGTCATGGAATGTTTACTTCTGATGTCTCTAGTGCTATTAAAGTAGAACAAACACGGGGTCATAATTGTTTAGCTCCCCTAGAAGCCTATTTAAGTAGCTTGAGAGTCCCCATTTCCCAAGAAGATCTAGGCAAAGTACACGGGAGAACCCCAGAAGATCCCTTCGTAGATATCACACCCACAGAAATTGTCCAACTTCTCCCTGATGAAGAACTCTCTACTGTAGATGAGGCACTGCAAGGCGTTCGTAGTAGGTTAACCTATGCCTATAGGTCCGTAGAGAAACCTATGATTCAAGATCTTGCTCTTGTGGGTTTTGGTCTCCGAGATTCTGCGGACCTCATAAATTTCGTGCGTCTTGCTAATGGCGTGCAGAATCACTATCCCCATACTAAAGTGAAGCTCTATTTAGCGAAGAACTTGGCAGATGTCTGGGACTGTGAAATTTCTGAAGAGGAAAAAGGGCAACTCCGAGCTCTAGGTTTAGACCCTAAAATAGAGAGTATATCCCTTACGAGTGCAGGTCTTCCTTCGGTGCCAGAAGTCGCTACTGTCGATTTTATGATTACCTGTTACGGGAAAGATCAGGAAGTCCAAGATCCCTAG